In Synechococcus sp. CB0101, a genomic segment contains:
- the hisF gene encoding imidazole glycerol phosphate synthase subunit HisF: MVAKRIIPCLDVADGRVVKGVNFVGLRDAGDPVELACRYSASGADELVFLDIAASHQGRATLVDLVRRTAEAVTIPFTVGGGISTVEGITELLRAGADKVSLNSSAVRDPELVARGAERFGCQCIVVAIDARRREGGWDVYVKGGRENTGLDAVEWARKVVALGAGEILLTSMDGDGTQAGYELNLTRAVADAVEVPVIASGGAGCIDHIAEALDAGAQGGHASAALLASLLHDGVLTVEQIKQELLGRGFNIRPLA, from the coding sequence ATGGTCGCCAAACGGATCATTCCCTGCCTCGACGTGGCCGATGGGCGGGTGGTGAAGGGGGTGAACTTTGTGGGCCTGCGCGATGCCGGTGATCCCGTGGAGCTGGCTTGTCGGTACAGCGCCTCCGGGGCCGATGAGCTGGTGTTTCTCGACATCGCCGCTTCTCACCAGGGCCGCGCCACCTTGGTGGATCTGGTCAGGCGCACGGCCGAAGCGGTGACGATCCCGTTCACCGTGGGCGGCGGCATCAGCACGGTGGAGGGCATCACGGAGCTGCTCCGAGCTGGAGCCGACAAGGTGAGCCTCAACTCGTCGGCGGTGCGCGATCCGGAGTTGGTGGCCCGCGGCGCTGAGCGCTTCGGCTGCCAGTGCATCGTGGTGGCCATCGATGCCCGCCGCCGCGAAGGCGGCTGGGACGTGTATGTGAAAGGAGGCCGCGAAAACACCGGCTTGGATGCGGTGGAGTGGGCCCGCAAGGTGGTGGCTCTTGGGGCGGGCGAAATCCTGCTCACCTCCATGGATGGCGATGGCACCCAGGCGGGGTACGAGCTCAACCTCACCCGTGCCGTGGCCGATGCCGTGGAGGTGCCGGTGATCGCCAGTGGGGGCGCGGGCTGCATCGATCACATCGCGGAGGCCCTGGATGCCGGGGCCCAGGGCGGCCATGCCTCGGCGGCTCTGCTGGCGTCGCTGCTGCATGACGGCGTGCTCACGGTGGAGCAGATCAAGCAGGAGCTGCTCGGTCGTGGTTTCAACATCCGCCCTCTCGCGTAG
- a CDS encoding DUF2862 domain-containing protein, translated as MSQAAITVGSKVRVTRVRDRIPADLVAALQADATGTVKDFKVTDGKGIGVVVELANGTTTWFFDDEITAA; from the coding sequence ATGTCCCAGGCTGCCATCACCGTCGGCTCGAAGGTGCGTGTCACCCGGGTGCGCGACCGCATCCCCGCCGATCTCGTGGCCGCCCTCCAGGCCGACGCCACCGGCACCGTGAAGGACTTCAAAGTGACCGACGGCAAGGGCATCGGCGTGGTGGTGGAGCTGGCCAACGGAACCACCACCTGGTTCTTCGACGACGAGATCACCGCTGCCTGA
- the chlG gene encoding chlorophyll synthase ChlG → MSEPTSDTTTNSPNPTASSGAGARQLLGMKGASGTSNIWKIRLQLMKPVTWIPLIWGVLCGAAASGNFHWTLPEVGASIACMLMSGPLLAGYTQTINDYYDREIDAINEPYRPIPSGAIPLWQVKAQIWVLLLAGLGVAYGLDLWAGHSTPVLFLLALGGSFVSFIYSAPPLKLKQNGWLGNYALGASYIALPWWAGQALFGHLTWTTAFLTLAYSLAGLGIAVVNDFKSVEGDRALGLQSLPVAFGIEKASWISAGMIDVFQLAMVAVLIAIGQHFAAVLLVLLIIPQITFQDIWLLRDPVAFDVKYQASAQPFLVLGMLVTALAIGHSELVVM, encoded by the coding sequence GTGAGCGAACCCACGAGCGACACCACCACCAACTCCCCCAACCCCACCGCCAGCAGCGGAGCCGGGGCACGGCAGCTGCTGGGGATGAAAGGTGCCAGCGGCACCTCCAACATCTGGAAGATCCGGCTCCAGCTGATGAAGCCGGTGACCTGGATCCCTTTGATCTGGGGCGTGCTCTGCGGCGCTGCTGCCTCGGGCAACTTCCACTGGACCCTGCCTGAGGTGGGTGCTTCGATCGCCTGCATGCTGATGAGCGGCCCACTGCTGGCCGGCTACACGCAGACGATCAACGACTACTACGACCGCGAGATCGACGCGATCAACGAGCCTTATCGGCCAATTCCCTCTGGCGCGATTCCCCTTTGGCAGGTGAAAGCGCAGATCTGGGTGTTGCTGCTCGCCGGCTTGGGTGTGGCCTACGGACTCGACCTCTGGGCCGGCCACAGCACCCCGGTGCTGTTCCTGCTGGCGCTGGGTGGCTCCTTTGTGAGCTTCATCTACTCCGCCCCGCCGCTGAAGCTCAAGCAAAACGGCTGGCTGGGCAACTACGCCCTGGGCGCGAGCTACATCGCTCTGCCGTGGTGGGCTGGTCAAGCCCTGTTTGGTCACCTCACCTGGACCACCGCCTTTTTGACCCTGGCTTATTCACTGGCAGGCCTCGGGATCGCCGTGGTGAACGACTTCAAGAGCGTGGAAGGCGATCGAGCTCTGGGCCTGCAATCTCTGCCTGTGGCCTTCGGCATTGAGAAGGCGAGCTGGATCAGCGCCGGCATGATCGATGTGTTCCAACTGGCGATGGTGGCTGTGCTGATCGCCATCGGCCAGCATTTCGCTGCGGTGCTGCTGGTGCTGTTGATCATTCCGCAGATCACCTTCCAGGACATCTGGCTGCTGCGCGATCCCGTGGCATTCGATGTGAAATATCAAGCGAGCGCTCAGCCGTTTCTGGTGCTCGGCATGTTGGTGACCGCTCTGGCGATCGGCCATAGCGAGCTGGTGGTGATGTGA
- a CDS encoding transglycosylase domain-containing protein has translation MTAKRRRPLLRAGLIGAGAGVTVALGQNLLVQGVDSLLPNVQRVSSYNRPGTVTVLSADGQVIQKLGPATREKLVSGQMPLLVQRAFIAAEDRRFYEHNGIDPVGIGRALMRNVSRGSVEEGASTITQQLARTVFLSQDRTIIRKLKEALLAGKLERQLSKQQILEQYLNYVYLGSSAYGVSDAAWIYFSKTPAELTLPEAALIAGLPPAPSVYSPLVNPDLALQRRATVLRRMREAGFIDDLQLQTANAAPLLLKPAEPKYWTSRAPYFTSWVAQELPKVLSPEDLEVGGLTIRSSLNLTWQERAQATINKHAPGAMEGAVVSMEPGTGLVRTMVGGKDFDKSQFNRAAQALRSPGSTFKLFVYLTALKEGMKPEDKVNDKQQCFGGYCPRNFGNKYRGVVPMWVALQQSLNTVSVSLLKQLGFDKVIATTKSLGITRELGRFYPLAVGATEQTVLDMTAAYAAIFNRGVYVTPTPFEEILGPNGELLWSRRVDGDRGRRAVPSDIADAMLWMLQQVVKGGTGYGAVPPNRPAAGKTGTSEGGRDLWFIGGVPQLVTGLWLGYDNNKETKSTSAVAVVAWADYMGPILKDLPVRPFPPKPQLAGKFDPLKALKPKPKPEAATPVPKPAEERNPTTTEPAPLETVIPEGTPSEPKPPANAAPAAPVVAPPAPPPPLPPAGQPAAPPPLP, from the coding sequence GTGACGGCCAAGCGCCGCCGCCCTTTACTGCGCGCCGGCCTGATCGGGGCTGGGGCCGGTGTGACTGTTGCCCTGGGGCAGAACCTGCTGGTTCAGGGCGTGGATTCACTTCTGCCCAATGTGCAGCGGGTGAGCAGCTACAACCGCCCGGGCACGGTCACCGTGTTGTCGGCGGATGGGCAGGTGATCCAGAAGCTGGGGCCTGCCACGCGCGAGAAGCTGGTGAGCGGGCAGATGCCGCTGCTGGTGCAGCGCGCCTTCATCGCCGCGGAGGATCGCCGCTTCTACGAGCACAACGGCATCGATCCAGTGGGCATCGGCCGTGCCCTGATGCGCAACGTGAGCCGGGGGTCGGTGGAGGAGGGCGCCAGCACGATCACCCAGCAGCTGGCGCGCACGGTGTTCCTGAGCCAGGACCGCACGATTATTCGCAAGCTCAAAGAAGCACTGCTAGCCGGGAAACTCGAACGCCAGCTCAGCAAGCAGCAGATCCTCGAGCAATACCTCAACTACGTGTATCTGGGCTCGAGCGCCTATGGCGTGTCGGATGCCGCCTGGATCTACTTCTCCAAAACACCGGCTGAACTCACACTGCCTGAGGCTGCCCTGATCGCTGGCTTGCCTCCTGCCCCATCGGTGTATTCACCGCTGGTGAATCCCGACCTCGCCCTGCAACGACGAGCCACGGTGCTGCGGCGGATGCGTGAAGCCGGCTTCATCGATGATCTGCAGCTGCAAACCGCCAATGCCGCGCCACTGCTGCTCAAACCAGCCGAACCGAAGTATTGGACCAGCCGGGCGCCCTATTTCACCAGCTGGGTGGCGCAGGAACTGCCCAAGGTGCTCAGCCCGGAAGATCTGGAAGTGGGCGGACTCACGATCCGCAGCAGCTTGAATCTCACCTGGCAGGAACGAGCCCAGGCCACGATCAACAAGCACGCCCCTGGCGCCATGGAAGGCGCGGTGGTGTCGATGGAACCGGGCACCGGCCTGGTGCGCACGATGGTGGGCGGCAAGGATTTCGATAAGAGCCAGTTCAACCGGGCAGCCCAAGCGCTGCGCTCACCGGGTTCCACCTTCAAGTTGTTTGTGTATCTCACCGCCCTCAAGGAGGGGATGAAGCCCGAAGACAAGGTGAACGACAAACAGCAGTGCTTCGGCGGCTACTGCCCCCGCAACTTCGGCAATAAATACCGGGGCGTGGTGCCGATGTGGGTGGCACTGCAGCAATCGCTCAACACCGTCTCGGTGAGCCTGCTGAAGCAATTGGGCTTCGACAAGGTGATCGCCACCACCAAGAGCCTGGGTATCACCCGCGAGCTTGGCCGCTTCTATCCACTGGCCGTGGGTGCCACCGAGCAAACCGTGCTCGACATGACCGCCGCCTATGCCGCCATCTTCAACCGAGGCGTGTACGTGACCCCCACGCCGTTTGAAGAAATCCTGGGCCCCAACGGCGAGCTGCTCTGGAGCCGCCGCGTCGATGGCGACCGGGGCCGCCGCGCCGTGCCGAGCGACATCGCCGACGCCATGCTTTGGATGCTGCAGCAGGTGGTGAAAGGCGGCACCGGCTACGGCGCCGTGCCCCCCAATCGCCCAGCTGCCGGCAAAACCGGCACCTCCGAAGGCGGCCGCGATCTCTGGTTCATCGGTGGCGTTCCCCAACTGGTGACCGGCCTCTGGCTCGGCTACGACAACAACAAAGAGACCAAGAGCACCAGCGCCGTGGCTGTGGTGGCCTGGGCCGACTACATGGGCCCAATCCTCAAGGATCTACCGGTGCGGCCCTTCCCGCCCAAGCCCCAGCTGGCCGGCAAATTCGATCCGCTCAAGGCGCTCAAACCCAAGCCCAAACCGGAAGCGGCTACGCCGGTGCCCAAGCCGGCTGAGGAACGCAACCCAACCACCACCGAACCCGCACCGCTGGAAACGGTGATACCGGAGGGCACCCCCAGCGAACCCAAACCACCTGCCAACGCCGCTCCGGCTGCTCCCGTGGTTGCACCACCAGCACCACCGCCGCCGCTCCCTCCCGCAGGGCAACCGGCAGCACCTCCGCCCTTGCCCTGA
- a CDS encoding 16S rRNA (cytosine(967)-C(5))-methyltransferase, with protein MSSTPAAASAAEPKGLAPRRLAWQVLQAVAAGAYADGALERELGRTSLSPADRGLATELAYGAIRQRRLLDAWLDQLGKVPAERQPPKLRWLLHIGLYQLLASDRVPPSAAVSTTVELAKRGGLARLAPVANGMLRAFLRRREAGDTLPLTPEQAGDPATALGVRQSLPPWLAAELLGWVPPERAEAFGLACNTPPSLDLRVNRLRSTPAEVCAALAAAGVEALPIEGLPAGITLQGRSGDLSRLPGFGEGHWCVQDRAAQRIAPLLDPQPGERILDACAAPGGKSTHLAEWMGDQGMVLALDRGEARLRRVSRNAERLGLRSIAVQHGDATALAQEQPELQGSFDRILVDAPCSGLGTLARHADARWRIDPAAIGELVVLQRQLLEGLLPLLKPKGRMVYATCTVHPSENSALIDAFVADHPALQVQQSWQLWPGELAGAGDGFYAAVLEHQG; from the coding sequence TTGAGCTCAACGCCTGCCGCTGCATCGGCTGCTGAACCCAAGGGCCTGGCGCCGCGGCGGTTGGCCTGGCAGGTGCTGCAAGCGGTGGCGGCAGGGGCTTATGCCGATGGAGCCCTGGAGCGGGAGCTGGGGCGCACATCCCTGTCGCCGGCCGATCGAGGCTTGGCCACGGAGTTGGCCTATGGCGCGATTCGGCAGCGGCGCCTTTTGGATGCCTGGCTCGATCAGCTGGGCAAGGTGCCCGCTGAGCGCCAGCCGCCCAAGCTGCGCTGGCTGCTGCACATTGGCCTGTATCAACTGCTGGCCAGCGATCGGGTGCCGCCATCGGCGGCGGTGAGCACCACGGTGGAGTTGGCCAAGCGGGGCGGCCTGGCTCGCCTGGCACCGGTGGCCAATGGAATGCTCCGCGCTTTTTTGCGCCGCCGCGAGGCGGGCGACACCCTTCCGCTCACCCCCGAGCAAGCGGGGGATCCGGCCACCGCTCTAGGGGTTCGCCAGTCGTTGCCGCCCTGGTTGGCGGCCGAGCTGCTGGGGTGGGTGCCGCCCGAACGGGCCGAAGCGTTTGGCTTGGCCTGCAACACCCCGCCCAGCCTGGATCTGCGGGTGAATCGCCTGCGGAGCACACCGGCAGAGGTGTGCGCGGCTCTGGCGGCAGCTGGCGTGGAGGCCCTACCAATTGAGGGACTGCCTGCAGGGATCACCCTGCAGGGGCGCAGTGGTGACCTCAGCCGCCTGCCGGGTTTTGGGGAAGGACATTGGTGCGTGCAAGACCGCGCGGCCCAGCGCATTGCACCGCTGTTGGATCCGCAGCCCGGTGAGCGCATCCTGGATGCCTGCGCGGCCCCCGGCGGCAAGAGCACCCACCTCGCGGAATGGATGGGGGATCAGGGGATGGTGCTGGCGCTGGATCGTGGCGAGGCCCGGTTGCGGCGGGTGAGCCGCAACGCTGAACGGCTCGGTCTGCGCAGCATTGCGGTGCAGCACGGGGATGCCACCGCCCTGGCCCAGGAGCAGCCCGAGCTGCAGGGCAGTTTCGATCGCATCCTGGTGGATGCCCCCTGCTCAGGCCTCGGCACCTTGGCCCGCCACGCCGATGCCCGCTGGCGGATCGATCCAGCGGCGATCGGCGAGCTGGTGGTGCTGCAACGCCAGCTGCTTGAAGGGCTCTTGCCGCTGCTCAAGCCCAAGGGCCGCATGGTGTACGCCACCTGCACCGTGCACCCCAGCGAAAACAGCGCCTTGATCGACGCGTTTGTGGCCGATCACCCCGCCTTGCAGGTGCAGCAGAGCTGGCAGCTGTGGCCGGGAGAGTTGGCCGGCGCTGGCGACGGTTTTTATGCCGCCGTGCTTGAGCATCAGGGCTGA
- a CDS encoding MGMT family protein codes for MEPTFDERVQQVVAQIPPGQLATYGQIGEFIGAYGCARQVGWALRRLVLPSEVPWHRVVNAQGRISMSLSREGSDWMQRELLLAEGIPVDEQGRLPLSRYRWLPPGASCVATSDALPC; via the coding sequence GTGGAGCCAACCTTCGACGAGCGCGTGCAGCAGGTGGTGGCCCAGATCCCGCCGGGTCAGCTCGCCACCTATGGCCAGATCGGGGAGTTCATCGGTGCCTATGGCTGTGCGCGCCAGGTGGGCTGGGCCCTGCGGCGCCTGGTGCTGCCTTCCGAGGTGCCGTGGCACCGGGTGGTGAATGCCCAGGGGCGCATCAGCATGAGCCTCAGCCGCGAGGGCTCCGACTGGATGCAGCGCGAGCTCTTGCTCGCTGAGGGCATCCCGGTGGATGAGCAGGGGCGGCTGCCGCTGAGCCGTTATCGCTGGCTCCCGCCGGGCGCTAGTTGTGTAGCAACGTCTGACGCGCTGCCCTGTTGA
- the trmH gene encoding tRNA (guanosine(18)-2'-O)-methyltransferase TrmH yields the protein MPLLPRRFERLQAVLNRRMGDLTVVLEAVDKPHNLSAILRTCDAVGVLEAHVVSLPGRPRTFNKTAKGSQKWVPLHPHPSIETCLNGLKEKGFRIYGTHLSVDARDYRDCDFTGPSCFLMGAEKWGMSDEALAMVDQPLFIPMTGMVQSLNVSVAAATLLFEALRQRERAGLVPSQGEGVPGGAEAYRQLLFEWAYPQVADWCRRQGRPYPPLTEEGEIAEQLPRTLKLRY from the coding sequence ATGCCCCTGCTGCCCCGCCGCTTCGAGCGCCTCCAGGCCGTGCTCAACCGCCGCATGGGCGATCTCACCGTGGTGCTGGAAGCAGTGGATAAACCCCACAACCTCTCAGCGATCCTGCGCACCTGCGACGCCGTGGGCGTGCTGGAGGCCCATGTGGTGAGCCTTCCCGGGCGGCCGCGCACCTTCAACAAAACCGCCAAGGGCAGCCAGAAGTGGGTGCCGCTGCATCCCCACCCCAGCATCGAAACCTGCCTGAACGGCCTGAAGGAGAAGGGGTTCCGCATCTACGGCACCCACCTGAGCGTGGATGCCCGCGACTACCGCGACTGCGACTTCACCGGCCCCAGCTGCTTCCTGATGGGGGCCGAGAAATGGGGGATGAGCGATGAAGCGCTGGCGATGGTGGATCAACCGCTGTTCATCCCAATGACCGGCATGGTGCAGAGCCTCAACGTGAGCGTGGCCGCCGCCACCTTGCTGTTTGAAGCGCTGCGCCAGCGGGAGCGCGCTGGCCTGGTGCCCAGCCAGGGGGAAGGCGTACCGGGCGGCGCGGAGGCCTATCGCCAGCTGCTGTTCGAGTGGGCCTACCCGCAGGTGGCCGATTGGTGCCGCCGCCAGGGCCGCCCCTATCCACCACTCACCGAGGAAGGCGAAATCGCCGAGCAGCTGCCCCGCACGTTGAAGCTGCGCTACTAA
- a CDS encoding ABC transporter permease, whose amino-acid sequence MSTPASSVSRLLAWRPRNLAGRMARWGVVIVIVYLLIALLTPLFTHLGLLPDVNAGLDNPIYAPPSWQHWCGTDRLGRDVCSRTLAGSGVALQVVAIALVSALVIGVPLGMVSGYLGGWIDRSLVLLMDTLYTLPVLLLSVVLAFLLGKGLPNAAAALCVVYVPQYFRVVRNQSAQVKAELFVEAARSLGAGPLWILRRYLFRNVITSVPVLLTLNAADAVLVLGGLGFLGLGLPETVPEWGSDLQQALSALPTGVWWTALYPGVAMFVLVLGLSFLGEGLESWLSGSGSSNRAQS is encoded by the coding sequence ATGAGCACTCCTGCTTCCTCGGTTTCGCGCTTGCTCGCCTGGCGGCCCCGCAACCTGGCGGGCCGCATGGCCCGCTGGGGCGTGGTGATCGTGATCGTCTACCTGCTGATCGCCCTGCTCACACCGCTGTTCACCCATCTCGGCCTGCTGCCGGATGTGAACGCCGGCCTCGATAACCCCATCTATGCGCCGCCCTCGTGGCAGCACTGGTGCGGCACCGATCGGCTCGGGCGCGACGTGTGCAGCCGCACGCTGGCCGGCAGTGGTGTGGCCCTGCAGGTGGTGGCGATTGCCTTGGTGTCGGCCCTGGTGATCGGCGTGCCGCTGGGGATGGTGAGCGGCTATCTGGGCGGCTGGATCGACCGCAGCCTGGTGCTCCTGATGGACACGCTCTACACCCTGCCAGTGTTGTTGCTCTCGGTGGTGTTGGCCTTTCTGCTCGGTAAAGGCTTGCCTAATGCCGCTGCTGCGTTGTGTGTGGTGTACGTGCCGCAGTATTTCCGGGTGGTGCGCAATCAAAGCGCTCAGGTGAAGGCGGAGTTGTTCGTGGAGGCGGCGCGTTCCCTTGGGGCCGGTCCGCTCTGGATCCTGCGCCGCTATCTGTTCCGCAACGTGATCACCTCAGTGCCTGTGTTGCTCACCCTCAATGCCGCCGATGCGGTGTTGGTGTTGGGCGGCCTCGGATTTCTCGGCTTGGGTCTTCCGGAAACCGTGCCCGAATGGGGCAGCGATCTCCAGCAGGCCCTTAGCGCTCTACCCACCGGCGTCTGGTGGACGGCGCTCTACCCCGGTGTGGCGATGTTTGTGTTGGTGCTGGGGCTCTCGTTCCTGGGGGAGGGGCTGGAGAGCTGGCTCAGTGGCAGCGGCAGCAGCAACCGCGCGCAGAGCTGA
- a CDS encoding PIN domain nuclease, which yields MVDSSVWIDFFNGAQTSEVERLDAVLGVTPVAIGDLIVVEVLQGFRSDRDVAAARQLFRSLPLLAMLGPQNAYQAAENYRALRSRGITVRKTIDGIIATACIEANLPLLFSDRDFLPYVEYLGLEAA from the coding sequence GTGGTGGATTCCTCGGTGTGGATTGATTTCTTCAATGGGGCTCAAACATCCGAGGTGGAGCGACTGGATGCAGTGCTGGGTGTGACGCCCGTGGCAATTGGCGATCTGATCGTGGTGGAAGTGCTGCAGGGATTCCGGAGCGACCGTGATGTGGCAGCAGCGCGACAGCTCTTTCGATCGTTGCCGCTGCTCGCCATGCTGGGGCCGCAGAACGCCTATCAGGCGGCCGAGAACTATCGGGCCCTGCGCAGCCGAGGCATCACCGTGCGCAAAACGATCGACGGGATCATTGCCACTGCGTGCATTGAGGCGAACTTGCCCTTGCTGTTCAGCGACCGCGACTTTCTTCCCTATGTGGAGTATCTCGGCCTGGAGGCCGCCTGA
- a CDS encoding type II toxin-antitoxin system VapB family antitoxin, which translates to MRTNIVIEDQLMRDAMQACGARTKREAVELGLRTLVQLEQQRQIKGFRGRLRWEGDLEAQRSDLAVELADQP; encoded by the coding sequence ATGCGCACCAACATCGTCATCGAGGATCAGTTGATGCGCGATGCGATGCAGGCCTGCGGTGCTCGCACCAAGCGGGAGGCCGTAGAGCTGGGTCTGCGCACGCTTGTGCAGCTGGAGCAGCAGCGGCAGATCAAAGGATTTCGAGGTCGTCTCCGTTGGGAGGGCGATCTGGAGGCTCAGCGCTCCGATCTGGCCGTGGAGCTGGCTGATCAGCCGTGA
- a CDS encoding response regulator transcription factor, translating into MAATSVLLADDDARLRQFLELELREEGYAVHSCGDGIGALTQIRQEPPDLLVLDWMLPDLSGVEVCQRLRSTGVQVPVLMLTGRDAVKDRVEALDAGADDYLVKPFSIEELLARLRALARRGASASGPASEQTDLLELEDLQLNLASHEVSRAGTSVHLSATEFQLLRCLMAEPGRVQPRQNLLDQVWGTNFVGDANVLDVYVRYLRRKLEPPGRPTLIQTVRGVGFLLKAGPVKDAAP; encoded by the coding sequence ATGGCAGCCACCAGCGTGCTCTTGGCCGACGACGATGCGCGGCTGCGTCAGTTCCTGGAGCTGGAACTGCGCGAAGAGGGCTACGCGGTGCACAGCTGCGGCGATGGCATTGGCGCGTTGACGCAGATCCGCCAAGAGCCACCCGATCTATTGGTGCTCGATTGGATGCTGCCCGATCTGAGCGGCGTAGAGGTGTGCCAGCGCCTGCGCTCCACCGGTGTGCAGGTGCCGGTGCTGATGCTCACCGGCCGCGATGCGGTGAAGGATCGAGTGGAAGCTCTCGATGCCGGCGCCGACGACTACTTGGTGAAGCCGTTTTCGATCGAGGAACTCTTAGCCCGGCTGCGGGCGCTGGCCCGGCGCGGCGCCAGTGCCAGCGGCCCAGCAAGCGAACAGACAGACCTGCTGGAGCTCGAGGATCTCCAGCTCAACCTGGCCAGCCATGAGGTGAGCCGTGCCGGCACTTCGGTACACCTCAGCGCCACCGAATTCCAACTGCTCCGCTGCCTGATGGCCGAGCCAGGCCGCGTGCAGCCCCGCCAAAACCTCCTGGATCAGGTGTGGGGCACCAACTTCGTGGGCGATGCCAACGTGCTGGATGTGTATGTGCGCTACCTACGCCGCAAGCTCGAGCCACCCGGCAGGCCCACCCTGATCCAAACGGTGCGGGGCGTGGGGTTCCTGC